A genomic window from Archocentrus centrarchus isolate MPI-CPG fArcCen1 chromosome 2, fArcCen1, whole genome shotgun sequence includes:
- the LOC115796734 gene encoding pro-opiomelanocortin-like yields the protein MCPVWLLVAVVVVGGAREAVSQCWEHPSCQELNSESNMMECIQLCHSDLTAETPVIPGNAHLQPPIPSDSSSSPSPQAKRSYSMEHFRWGKPVGRKRRPIKVYTSNDVAEESAEVFPEEMRRRGLTNELLAAADEGEKAQEMIEEAELEQQLLNGLQEKKDGSYKMKHFRWSSPPTSKRYGGFMKSWDERSQRPLMTLFKNVINKDGQQQK from the exons ATGTGTCCTGTGTGGCTTTTGGTGGCAGTTGTAGTAGTGGGCGGGGCCAGAGAAGCAGTCAGTCAATGCTGGGAGCATCCGAGCTGCCAGGAGCTCAACTCTGAGAGCAACATGATG GAGTGCATCCAGCTCTGTCACTCTGACCTCACCGCTGAGACCCCCGTTATCCCCGGCAACGCCCACCTGCAGCCCCCCATCCCAtcagactcctcctcctcaccttcTCCTCAGGCCAAGCGCTCCTACTCCATGGAGCATTTCCGCTGGGGGAAGCCCGTCGGCCGAAAACGTCGCCCCATTAAAGTGTACACCTCCAATGATGTGGCGGAGGAGTCTGCTGAGGTTTTCCCTGAAGAGATGAGGAGACGAGGGCTGACCAATGAGCTGCTGGCAGCAGCAGACGAAGGAGAGAAGGCTCAAGAGATGATCGAGGAGGCGgagttggagcagcagctcctgAACGGCCTGCAGGAGAAGAAAGACGGCTCGTACAAGATGAAGCACTTCCGCTGGAGCAGCCCGCCAACCAGCAAGCGCTACGGCGGCTTCATGAAGAGCTGGGACGAACGCAGCCAGAGGCCACTGATGACACTCTTCAAGAATGTCATCAACAAAGATGGACAGCAGCAGAAGTGA